One genomic window of Paenibacillus xylanilyticus includes the following:
- a CDS encoding queuosine precursor transporter: protein MFNLGWGALFVLVTYGFFLLCYRLFGKKGLYAWIGVATVIANIQVTKTIDIMGIVLTLGNTMYVSMYLTSDLLNEKYGSGEARKAVWFGFFTLIMTTVLMQMVIFFEPAPTDFAQESMETLFGLLPRLALGSLTAYFISQFLDVRLFSMLRKVAPGRNQLWIRTNGSSIVSSFVDTLVFCTIAFAFIYPWDVWLEIFLTTYIIKFVLTAVGTPFIYAARNFKIKDEV from the coding sequence ATGTTTAATTTGGGTTGGGGAGCACTTTTTGTTCTCGTAACGTATGGTTTTTTCCTATTGTGTTACCGTCTGTTCGGTAAAAAGGGTCTGTATGCCTGGATTGGTGTGGCTACGGTTATAGCCAATATTCAGGTGACCAAAACGATAGATATTATGGGAATTGTACTGACGCTTGGTAATACGATGTATGTCAGCATGTACCTGACCAGTGACCTTCTCAATGAGAAGTATGGATCGGGTGAAGCGCGGAAGGCTGTATGGTTCGGATTCTTCACGCTAATCATGACGACGGTACTGATGCAGATGGTCATCTTCTTCGAACCGGCACCGACGGACTTTGCGCAAGAGTCGATGGAAACCTTGTTCGGTCTGCTGCCGCGTCTGGCACTCGGAAGTCTGACAGCGTATTTCATCAGCCAGTTCCTGGACGTGCGGCTGTTCAGTATGCTGCGCAAGGTGGCGCCTGGACGCAATCAGTTGTGGATTCGTACCAACGGCAGCTCGATCGTCAGTTCCTTTGTGGATACGCTGGTATTTTGCACGATTGCATTTGCGTTTATCTATCCATGGGATGTCTGGCTCGAGATCTTCCTGACAACGTACATTATCAAATTCGTGTTGACCGCGGTGGGTACGCCGTTTATATACGCAGCGCGTAATTTTAAAATCAAGGATGAAGTCTAA
- a CDS encoding MBL fold metallo-hydrolase: MTNPTTDFTVLHLNIPTPSGNSPIYPVMLRDEDGITLVDTGMIGQFAGLESALEQEGVQLADIKRIILTHQDIDHIGNLGALLDAIPGLEVWAHADEIPYIKGEKPLIKFTPERRAMLPAPVLAQADQLLSQLPEIGISRVLEDGDMLPLQGGIQVIHTPGHTPGHICLYFRESEFLLAADELRVVDDELVGPAPPATPDMPEALRSLKRLTGLKLNKVLCYHGGEYTNEPSAHIAKLAESAD, encoded by the coding sequence ATGACTAATCCGACAACAGATTTTACTGTGCTGCATCTCAATATCCCTACACCTTCAGGAAACAGCCCAATCTACCCTGTCATGCTGCGCGATGAGGACGGCATCACTCTCGTGGACACAGGCATGATCGGCCAATTCGCAGGTTTGGAGTCTGCACTGGAGCAGGAAGGCGTACAGTTGGCTGATATTAAACGCATCATTTTGACACATCAGGACATTGACCATATCGGTAATCTGGGCGCCCTTCTGGATGCGATACCCGGACTTGAGGTCTGGGCACATGCAGATGAGATTCCCTATATTAAAGGTGAAAAGCCATTGATCAAGTTCACGCCTGAACGTAGAGCCATGCTTCCCGCACCCGTGCTTGCCCAGGCTGATCAGCTTCTCTCCCAGCTGCCTGAGATCGGGATCAGCAGAGTATTGGAAGATGGGGACATGCTGCCGCTTCAAGGCGGAATTCAGGTCATCCATACCCCTGGACATACCCCGGGACATATCTGCCTGTACTTCCGTGAATCGGAATTCCTGCTGGCTGCCGACGAACTGCGTGTCGTGGATGATGAACTGGTGGGACCTGCACCGCCAGCAACACCGGACATGCCTGAAGCGCTAAGAAGTTTGAAAAGACTGACCGGCCTGAAACTGAACAAAGTGCTCTGTTACCATGGCGGCGAATACACAAATGAACCAAGCGCGCATATCGCCAAACTTGCAGAAAGCGCAGATTAA
- the thrS gene encoding threonine--tRNA ligase produces MSNQQGNPIEIRLQGGAVRSYEAGISIGEVASSISTSLGKQAIGGIVDGVNVDLDMRLEQDCELVIVTLDSEEGLYRYRHSTAHVLAQALKRIYGAEQVKLGIGPVTQDGFYYDVDLEHALSISDLAAIEREMNKIVQENVKINRRVVSREEALRLFEEIQEPYKLELIHDLPQDAELSIYDQGEFFDLCRGPHLPSTGRIKAFKLLNVAGAYWRGDSNNKMLQRIYGTAFPSKAQLDDHLHMLEEAKKRDHRKLGKELGLFMFSEEAPGMPFYLPKGMTIRTELEQFSRELQLQEGYQEVRTPLMMNNRLWEQSGHWEHYKDNMYFSEVDDATFALKPMNCPGHMLIFKNALHSYRELPIRMMEFGQVHRHEFSGALNGMMRVRTFCQDDAHLYVMPEQIEEEINQAISLIGRMYDIFGFEYTIELSTRPEDSMGSEELWDQAERALQNVLDRRGVKYRINEGDGAFYGPKIDFHILDALKRSWQCGTIQLDFQMPEKFDLTYVGEDSLKHRPVVIHRAIYGSIDRFIGILTEHYAGAFPLWLAPVQVKLLPVSDHYADYALQVQSQLRAAGIRVETDLRSEKLGYKIREAQMEKVPYSLVLGENEKNALSASVRAYGQGDQGVQSIEAFIQEVQQAVQAKA; encoded by the coding sequence ATGAGTAATCAACAAGGTAACCCTATTGAGATTCGCCTTCAAGGTGGAGCAGTTCGTTCGTACGAGGCAGGCATAAGTATCGGAGAAGTCGCTTCGTCCATCAGTACTAGCTTGGGTAAACAGGCCATCGGAGGCATTGTGGATGGTGTAAACGTCGATCTGGACATGAGGCTTGAACAGGACTGCGAACTCGTCATCGTTACACTGGACAGCGAGGAAGGATTGTATCGTTATCGTCATAGTACTGCGCATGTCCTCGCCCAGGCCCTCAAGCGGATCTACGGTGCGGAACAAGTCAAACTCGGGATTGGCCCCGTCACCCAAGATGGCTTTTATTACGATGTGGATCTGGAGCATGCCTTGTCCATCAGTGATCTGGCTGCCATTGAGCGGGAAATGAACAAGATTGTACAAGAGAATGTGAAGATCAACCGCCGGGTGGTTAGCCGTGAGGAAGCCCTTCGCTTGTTCGAAGAGATTCAGGAACCGTATAAACTTGAACTGATCCATGATTTGCCGCAGGATGCGGAGCTTTCGATCTATGATCAAGGGGAGTTTTTTGATCTGTGCCGTGGCCCACATCTTCCGTCCACTGGCCGGATCAAAGCCTTCAAGCTGCTGAATGTGGCAGGGGCTTACTGGCGGGGCGATTCGAACAACAAAATGCTGCAGCGAATCTACGGCACTGCCTTTCCAAGCAAAGCCCAGCTGGACGACCACCTGCACATGCTGGAGGAAGCCAAGAAGCGGGATCATCGCAAGCTCGGCAAAGAGCTGGGGCTGTTCATGTTCTCTGAGGAAGCACCAGGGATGCCCTTCTATCTCCCGAAAGGCATGACAATCCGTACAGAGCTGGAGCAATTCTCACGCGAGCTGCAGCTGCAGGAAGGGTATCAGGAGGTTCGAACTCCGCTGATGATGAACAATCGTCTGTGGGAGCAATCCGGTCATTGGGAGCACTATAAGGACAATATGTATTTCTCAGAAGTGGATGACGCCACGTTTGCACTGAAGCCGATGAACTGCCCGGGGCATATGCTGATTTTCAAAAATGCACTTCATTCCTATCGCGAGCTTCCCATTCGCATGATGGAATTCGGCCAGGTTCACCGTCATGAATTCTCGGGTGCGCTGAATGGCATGATGCGAGTACGGACATTTTGTCAGGATGATGCCCATCTCTATGTGATGCCGGAACAGATTGAGGAAGAGATCAACCAGGCAATATCCCTGATCGGACGTATGTACGATATTTTTGGTTTTGAATACACAATTGAGCTATCCACTCGTCCCGAAGACTCCATGGGGTCGGAAGAGCTATGGGATCAGGCAGAACGCGCACTGCAAAATGTACTGGATCGGCGCGGCGTGAAATACCGCATCAATGAAGGAGACGGAGCCTTTTATGGGCCGAAGATTGACTTCCATATTCTCGATGCACTGAAACGCAGCTGGCAGTGTGGAACAATCCAGCTTGATTTTCAAATGCCGGAGAAATTCGACCTCACTTATGTTGGCGAGGACAGCCTGAAACACCGTCCGGTCGTGATCCATCGCGCCATCTACGGCTCCATTGATCGCTTCATTGGCATTCTGACTGAGCATTACGCGGGTGCGTTTCCACTATGGCTCGCTCCGGTTCAGGTGAAGCTGCTCCCGGTATCCGATCACTATGCAGATTATGCGCTGCAGGTACAGAGTCAATTGCGAGCAGCAGGCATTCGAGTTGAAACGGATCTGCGCAGCGAGAAGCTGGGGTATAAGATTCGTGAAGCTCAGATGGAAAAGGTGCCTTACTCGCTCGTACTCGGGGAAAATGAGAAAAACGCCCTGTCTGCCTCTGTCCGCGCATACGGTCAGGGAGATCAAGGCGTTCAGAGCATTGAAGCATTTATCCAGGAAGTACAGCAAGCTGTGCAAGCAAAAGCCTAA
- a CDS encoding SDR family oxidoreductase, giving the protein MSMKTAIVTGANSGMGLATTIQLARQGYRVIMACRSEKRGQQALQEALRESGSTAIELMLCDLGSTQSVRHFARSFRERYSTLDVLVNNAGVVMLKRQETSDGFEQSIGINHLGHFLLTLLLIQPLQAAEQGRVVNVSSGAYKAGKIHFDDPHLKKGYNPIKSYAQSKLANVLFTRALSRKVANSRVTVNCLHPGAVGTSIGVDRNTGFGTRIMAFIGKLPFFLSPEEGAQTAIYLATSPEVAEITGRYFYQKKEQKLKAHAVDDAVTERFWTWSEQQVGLKPDEKL; this is encoded by the coding sequence ATGTCCATGAAAACAGCCATTGTAACCGGAGCAAATTCCGGCATGGGGCTCGCAACCACCATTCAACTTGCAAGGCAAGGCTATAGGGTGATTATGGCCTGCCGCAGCGAGAAGCGCGGACAGCAGGCTCTGCAAGAGGCCCTGCGTGAGTCAGGCTCTACTGCGATTGAGCTAATGCTGTGTGATCTGGGTTCTACCCAGAGCGTCCGCCATTTTGCCCGCTCCTTCCGCGAACGCTACAGTACGCTTGACGTTTTGGTGAATAACGCCGGCGTGGTCATGCTGAAAAGACAGGAGACCTCGGATGGTTTTGAGCAGAGCATCGGCATTAACCATCTGGGACATTTTCTGCTCACATTGCTCTTGATCCAGCCTTTGCAGGCTGCGGAGCAGGGAAGAGTTGTGAATGTTTCATCCGGTGCGTACAAAGCAGGCAAGATTCACTTCGACGACCCGCATCTCAAGAAGGGTTATAACCCGATTAAAAGCTATGCCCAGTCCAAGCTGGCCAACGTACTGTTCACCCGTGCGCTGTCCCGCAAAGTGGCGAATAGCCGAGTTACGGTGAATTGTCTGCATCCGGGTGCAGTTGGAACAAGTATTGGCGTGGATCGAAATACTGGTTTTGGTACACGCATCATGGCCTTTATTGGCAAGCTTCCTTTTTTCCTGTCTCCCGAGGAAGGGGCCCAAACAGCGATTTATTTGGCCACCAGCCCGGAAGTAGCAGAAATTACAGGACGTTACTTTTATCAAAAGAAAGAGCAGAAGCTCAAAGCACATGCCGTCGATGATGCGGTGACTGAACGTTTCTGGACATGGAGCGAACAGCAGGTCGGGCTGAAGCCTGATGAGAAGTTGTGA
- a CDS encoding M24 family metallopeptidase — MNQSPLSRLEADLSAQGLDAMLITDPKHIYYLTGFASNPHERFLGLVLARGEEPLLIVPALDAEAAAAASSVTHIATHTDTDNPYALFERYQGRLGRMGLEKEYVTVARYEQLTAALGAVNFEDVGPLLRTLRVKKTPDEVARIRHAIHLIEETLRLGLSHVRTGVTEIELVAEMEYQMKKLGADGPSFDTMVLTGPKTGLPHGTPGERKLQHGDLLMFDMGVYAAGYASDITRTFAFGDISPELKTIYNTVLAANEAAIRAVKPGVACADIDGAARQVTEDAGYGKRFMHRVGHGLGIDVHEYPSLHGQNMDLLQEGTVFTIEPGIYTPAGGVRIEDDVLVTDTGVEVLTSYPKELQILAD, encoded by the coding sequence ATGAACCAAAGCCCTTTATCCCGTCTGGAAGCTGATCTGTCTGCACAAGGATTGGACGCCATGCTGATTACAGATCCGAAACATATCTACTATTTAACTGGTTTTGCAAGCAACCCGCATGAACGTTTTCTCGGTCTTGTTCTCGCCCGTGGCGAGGAACCTTTACTGATTGTGCCTGCCCTGGACGCTGAAGCTGCTGCAGCCGCCTCTTCGGTAACCCATATCGCGACTCATACCGATACCGATAATCCCTATGCATTATTCGAACGTTATCAGGGACGCCTCGGCCGGATGGGCCTTGAAAAAGAATACGTCACCGTTGCGCGTTACGAGCAGCTGACCGCTGCCCTTGGTGCAGTCAACTTCGAGGATGTCGGTCCTCTGCTCCGCACACTGCGCGTCAAGAAGACACCTGACGAAGTAGCCCGCATCCGCCATGCCATTCATCTTATTGAAGAAACGCTGCGCCTGGGACTGTCTCATGTACGCACAGGCGTTACCGAGATTGAACTGGTAGCTGAGATGGAATATCAGATGAAGAAACTGGGTGCAGATGGTCCTTCCTTCGATACCATGGTGCTTACCGGACCCAAGACAGGTCTGCCGCATGGTACACCGGGTGAACGCAAGCTGCAGCATGGCGACTTGTTGATGTTTGATATGGGCGTATACGCTGCAGGGTATGCATCTGATATTACGCGTACCTTTGCTTTTGGTGACATTTCTCCTGAACTGAAAACCATCTACAATACCGTGCTTGCCGCTAATGAAGCTGCCATTCGCGCAGTTAAGCCCGGCGTGGCCTGTGCCGATATCGACGGCGCTGCACGTCAGGTGACGGAAGATGCCGGATACGGCAAACGGTTCATGCACCGTGTTGGACACGGTCTGGGAATCGATGTGCACGAGTATCCTTCCCTGCATGGACAGAATATGGATCTTCTGCAGGAAGGCACCGTATTCACGATTGAACCAGGCATCTATACCCCTGCAGGCGGAGTACGAATTGAGGACGATGTTCTTGTCACAGATACCGGAGTTGAAGTGCTGACTTCCTATCCAAAAGAACTGCAGATCCTGGCAGACTAA
- a CDS encoding PQQ-dependent sugar dehydrogenase, giving the protein MMNNRVSVPLYASLLSMALLTACASGDPSTESQQVSQGQGTGQGETANGGNDKVSTGEEGTQENPVIPYQASVLATGLNAPWELVNVPDGRMFVTERPGTIRVIKDGELQSEPLIAFEAPFNEEGEGGLLGLAADADFENNGYLYAYHSYLEGDEIANRVLRLKVNGGQAVIDKELLGNIPGGTNHNGGRIKIGPDNLLYITTGERYEPELAQDKDSLGGKILRIGLDGSIPSDNPWPNSPVYSMGHRNAQGLAWNPDNKYLYATEHGQRNYDEINRIEAGENYGWPEVEGDEHDKGTYLAPLAHSGEDTWAPSGMAFIEEGPWAGSLLAANLRGEQLLHITLSEDGTQVEKVEPIFEDEWGRIRNVTAGEDGKLYILTNNRDGRGTPREGDDHIIVLTPES; this is encoded by the coding sequence ATGATGAATAACCGAGTAAGTGTTCCACTATACGCTTCGCTGTTAAGTATGGCACTGCTGACGGCCTGTGCTTCAGGCGATCCTTCCACAGAATCGCAGCAGGTGTCTCAAGGTCAAGGCACAGGTCAGGGAGAGACAGCAAATGGAGGCAATGACAAGGTGAGTACCGGGGAAGAAGGAACACAGGAGAATCCGGTTATCCCGTATCAGGCTTCGGTTCTGGCCACTGGACTGAACGCACCTTGGGAACTCGTGAACGTACCAGACGGACGGATGTTTGTTACGGAGCGTCCGGGAACCATACGGGTGATTAAGGATGGAGAATTGCAATCCGAACCACTCATTGCGTTTGAGGCTCCGTTCAATGAAGAGGGAGAAGGGGGCTTACTCGGTCTGGCTGCAGATGCGGACTTTGAGAATAACGGTTATCTCTACGCCTACCATTCCTACCTTGAAGGGGACGAGATCGCGAATCGGGTATTGCGCTTGAAGGTGAATGGGGGTCAAGCCGTGATCGACAAGGAACTGCTGGGTAACATCCCTGGCGGAACGAATCATAACGGAGGTCGCATCAAGATTGGTCCGGACAACCTGCTCTACATTACAACTGGTGAACGTTATGAACCGGAACTGGCACAGGACAAGGACAGCTTGGGTGGCAAAATATTGCGGATTGGTCTCGATGGATCGATCCCTTCAGATAACCCGTGGCCGAATTCCCCTGTATACAGCATGGGACACCGGAATGCCCAGGGTCTTGCATGGAATCCGGATAATAAGTACCTCTATGCTACCGAGCATGGTCAGCGTAACTACGATGAGATTAACCGGATTGAAGCCGGGGAGAACTATGGCTGGCCTGAAGTGGAAGGTGACGAGCATGACAAGGGTACCTACCTGGCTCCGCTTGCTCATAGTGGTGAAGATACATGGGCACCATCAGGCATGGCTTTTATAGAGGAAGGACCTTGGGCGGGTTCGCTGCTTGCGGCTAACCTGAGAGGCGAACAGCTGCTGCATATTACCCTGTCCGAGGATGGTACACAAGTGGAGAAGGTGGAGCCCATTTTTGAAGATGAGTGGGGCCGCATTCGTAACGTGACTGCAGGAGAGGACGGGAAGTTATATATCCTGACGAACAATCGGGACGGAAGAGGAACTCCGAGGGAGGGGGATGACCACATCATTGTGCTCACACCGGAGAGTTGA
- a CDS encoding sensor histidine kinase yields the protein MSIRRRLMTRFIGLLAGAVILILVLGGSIAYWVIQQLNEASLVDDFASVGLEQLISTAEILPDGSVQYDPALLERVEENNGWLQVLDEQGRVVDAFHTPSDVPNHYKPGELLSYWEGRKPFPYQLYLLIRERKGINFTLLYGESNQAVTILDQVYTDGSYADGKLVLPTGQQDILRAADAYLEILDEQGHVLASFNKPAMGTPDSYSIQDLILRSRYPTRYGMTTVTLYDEQDQSTWMLSVPLPSSQAGVNENPFGFIFGPALAALLVSIIILLVLLAFWYANRFGYPMLHMLQWLQRLERGHYEEPAGTRGKPRSQKRNGKWRQKYRVYAEVLHSIQSLSSTLKRDEELRRQTDSLREEWIAGITHDLKTPLSSIQGYAHMLEAEKYNWTSEEIREFAGIMLDKSMYMDRLVNDLSMTYRLRSGGYQPPVEKTDVNALLQDLVHRAERNPAYGEGRITFEPATLAVHGYVHIPSFERIVDNLTANALLHNPPETKLTVRVEPGEQDGNFIIQFADDGRGMDQETVWRLFERYYRGTDTATSDVGSGLGMAVTKGLIEAMKGRIEVQSHPDQGTTIRLIFDRHSDKAK from the coding sequence ATGAGCATACGTCGCAGATTGATGACACGGTTCATTGGCCTGCTTGCGGGTGCTGTAATTCTGATTCTGGTTCTCGGTGGAAGCATCGCATATTGGGTCATCCAACAGTTGAATGAAGCCAGCCTTGTTGATGATTTTGCCTCTGTCGGGCTCGAACAGCTGATCAGCACCGCAGAGATTTTGCCGGACGGTTCCGTTCAGTATGATCCCGCGCTGCTAGAGCGTGTGGAGGAGAACAACGGCTGGCTTCAGGTTCTCGATGAGCAAGGCCGTGTGGTGGATGCCTTTCACACCCCTTCCGATGTCCCGAATCACTATAAACCCGGAGAACTTCTATCCTATTGGGAGGGAAGAAAGCCCTTTCCCTACCAGCTTTATTTACTCATAAGGGAAAGAAAGGGGATCAACTTCACCCTGCTGTACGGGGAGAGCAATCAGGCAGTAACGATTTTGGATCAAGTCTACACCGATGGAAGTTATGCCGACGGTAAGCTTGTACTGCCCACCGGGCAGCAGGATATCCTTCGCGCGGCGGACGCCTATCTTGAGATTTTGGATGAGCAGGGACATGTGCTTGCTTCTTTCAATAAGCCTGCAATGGGCACACCGGACAGCTACAGCATTCAGGACCTGATTCTGCGCTCACGATACCCCACCAGGTACGGAATGACCACAGTAACCCTTTATGATGAACAGGATCAATCGACCTGGATGCTGAGTGTTCCTCTTCCCAGCAGTCAAGCAGGCGTGAACGAAAATCCCTTCGGTTTTATTTTTGGTCCTGCCCTGGCTGCACTTCTGGTATCCATCATCATCCTGCTTGTGCTGCTTGCATTCTGGTATGCCAATCGCTTCGGTTATCCCATGCTGCATATGCTTCAATGGCTGCAGCGGCTCGAACGTGGACACTATGAAGAGCCGGCTGGCACCCGGGGCAAGCCACGCAGCCAGAAGCGTAACGGAAAATGGCGTCAAAAATATCGGGTATATGCGGAAGTGCTGCACTCTATCCAGTCGTTGTCGAGTACACTTAAACGTGATGAAGAACTCCGCAGACAGACCGACTCTCTGCGCGAGGAGTGGATTGCCGGGATAACTCATGATCTGAAGACACCCCTGTCCTCCATCCAGGGATATGCACACATGCTGGAAGCTGAGAAATACAACTGGACATCCGAAGAAATACGGGAATTTGCGGGCATCATGCTGGATAAATCCATGTACATGGACCGGCTGGTAAACGACCTGTCCATGACATACCGTCTGCGCAGCGGTGGATACCAGCCTCCTGTCGAGAAAACTGACGTAAATGCGCTACTTCAGGATCTAGTACATCGTGCCGAGCGTAACCCGGCTTATGGAGAAGGCCGTATTACATTCGAACCTGCCACACTCGCAGTGCATGGTTATGTCCATATCCCGTCCTTCGAACGAATTGTCGATAATCTCACCGCCAACGCCCTGCTGCACAATCCACCAGAGACGAAGCTGACCGTTCGTGTTGAGCCAGGTGAGCAGGACGGCAATTTCATCATTCAATTTGCCGATGATGGCCGCGGCATGGATCAGGAGACGGTATGGAGGCTGTTCGAACGATACTATCGCGGCACGGATACGGCGACATCCGATGTCGGATCAGGCCTTGGCATGGCGGTAACCAAAGGGCTGATTGAGGCGATGAAAGGCCGAATCGAGGTTCAATCCCATCCGGACCAGGGAACCACCATACGTTTGATTTTTGATCGCCATTCGGATAAAGCTAAATAA